The proteins below come from a single Candidatus Woesearchaeota archaeon genomic window:
- a CDS encoding iron-sulfur cluster assembly scaffold protein, producing MFTKEALKRFRNPKNTGKLKDFDAEGKAGDPECSDLVHMQVKFHRDKVIDAKFKVFGCPGAIATTDVFIDMIKGRPIEYAFGITENNIADALGGLPVTHLHCSNLSIEAFRKAVEDYKNGLTRSKTTAGIGGKHRKRRGKGKL from the coding sequence ATGTTTACAAAAGAGGCATTGAAGAGGTTCAGGAATCCAAAAAATACAGGTAAGTTAAAAGATTTTGACGCAGAAGGAAAGGCAGGCGATCCTGAATGCTCCGACCTTGTTCACATGCAGGTAAAATTCCACAGGGATAAAGTTATCGATGCCAAATTCAAGGTCTTTGGCTGCCCGGGAGCTATTGCCACAACTGACGTTTTCATAGACATGATTAAAGGCAGGCCAATAGAATATGCATTCGGAATAACTGAAAATAACATAGCAGACGCATTAGGAGGATTGCCTGTTACGCATCTCCACTGCTCTAATTTATCCATAGAAGCTTTCAGGAAAGCTGTTGAAGATTATAAAAATGGACTTACGAGAAGCAAGACAACTGCTGGAATTGGGGGAAAACACAGAAAAAGAAGAGGTAAGGGGAAATTATAG
- a CDS encoding ferritin — protein MAGEHEGRENLSDETKDLERARQSLIEELEAINWYAERVENCRNGELKKILEHNRDEEKEHVAMLVEWLRANDTEQDKQFEEHD, from the coding sequence ATGGCTGGAGAACATGAAGGAAGGGAAAATCTCTCAGATGAGACAAAAGATTTGGAAAGGGCAAGGCAGAGCTTGATAGAAGAATTAGAAGCGATAAACTGGTACGCTGAAAGAGTGGAAAACTGCAGGAATGGGGAATTGAAAAAGATACTCGAGCACAACAGGGACGAAGAGAAAGAGCATGTAGCAATGCTGGTGGAATGGCTTAGAGCAAATGACACTGAACAGGACAAACAGTTTGAGGAGCACGATTGA
- a CDS encoding DUF134 domain-containing protein gives MPRPRRFRRVGFDPIITYFKPAGIRLRNLDEVVLTMGEFEAVRLKDHENLDQSEAAKKMNISQPTFHRLLLSARKKIAEALTNGKAIRIQGGVYKMAGKGIGMRLGRGLGRGRMGGFAAGPDGDCICPECGHQQPHARGQPCAKIKCPECDTIMTRK, from the coding sequence ATGCCAAGGCCAAGAAGATTCAGGAGAGTGGGGTTTGATCCAATTATAACATATTTCAAGCCCGCAGGGATTAGATTACGCAACTTAGATGAGGTAGTTTTGACGATGGGCGAATTTGAAGCTGTGAGATTGAAAGATCATGAAAACTTAGACCAATCTGAAGCAGCAAAAAAGATGAACATCTCACAGCCCACTTTTCATCGTTTGCTGCTGTCTGCAAGAAAAAAGATTGCAGAAGCTTTGACAAATGGCAAGGCAATAAGGATACAAGGAGGTGTATATAAGATGGCAGGCAAAGGAATAGGAATGAGACTAGGAAGAGGTTTAGGAAGAGGAAGAATGGGCGGCTTTGCAGCAGGTCCGGATGGAGATTGTATCTGCCCTGAATGCGGCCATCAACAGCCGCATGCAAGAGGCCAGCCCTGCGCAAAGATAAAATGTCCTGAATGCGATACTATAATGACAAGAAAATAG
- a CDS encoding DUF89 family protein — MKTYLECIPCFIKQALNVCEHIDADEKTREKIVRRVLKRLSSIDLDKKPPEFAFYVYNTIEKVSPNIDFYKKIKQKDNLAALEALAKTKEIVEKAKDPLKAAAKAAIAGNIMDFAHHNNYNILETVSRSVDEKLSIDHYAKLLAELKQASRIAYLADNAGEIVLDRLFIEEIRKITQAEVNFFVRNKPIVNDATIEDAEQAGINKVANLKINKIRTTFPFTSNPSFVKFLKDQDVIISKGQANYECLSELKANIFFLLITKCPVITDHIKVKKGTFIIKNNLL; from the coding sequence ATGAAAACCTATCTTGAATGCATCCCTTGCTTTATTAAACAGGCATTAAATGTATGCGAGCATATCGATGCAGATGAAAAAACAAGAGAAAAGATAGTCAGAAGAGTATTAAAAAGATTATCAAGCATCGATCTGGATAAAAAGCCCCCTGAATTCGCTTTCTATGTCTACAATACTATTGAAAAAGTATCTCCAAATATAGACTTCTACAAGAAGATTAAGCAAAAGGACAATCTTGCTGCGCTCGAAGCCTTAGCAAAAACAAAAGAGATTGTTGAAAAAGCCAAAGATCCTCTTAAAGCAGCAGCTAAGGCAGCTATAGCAGGCAATATAATGGATTTTGCACATCACAACAACTATAATATTCTGGAGACTGTCAGTAGGTCAGTAGATGAAAAGCTATCTATAGACCATTATGCAAAGCTCCTTGCAGAACTAAAACAGGCATCCAGGATAGCCTATTTGGCAGATAATGCAGGCGAGATAGTACTTGACCGCCTATTCATTGAAGAGATAAGGAAGATAACCCAAGCAGAGGTCAATTTTTTTGTCAGGAACAAGCCGATAGTCAATGACGCTACTATTGAAGATGCAGAGCAGGCAGGCATAAATAAAGTCGCTAATCTAAAGATAAACAAGATAAGAACAACCTTTCCTTTTACGAGTAACCCATCATTCGTTAAATTCCTAAAGGATCAAGATGTTATAATCAGCAAAGGCCAGGCAAACTATGAATGCCTAAGTGAATTAAAAGCTAATATCTTTTTTCTGTTGATAACAAAATGTCCAGTCATTACTGATCATATCAAAGTAAAGAAAGGAACATTTATAATCAAAAATAACTTACTATAG
- the corA gene encoding magnesium/cobalt transporter CorA, with translation MYYSLMIDIFSYDGSLKRESLQNIGNAKDKMLWIDIQQISGKEANMLKSVFGLHPLTIEDLMHLNTRIKAEEFPDYLFCIFYGIKSETELREVDFVLGKNFLITNHKKEIGAYTELKSSSQKLEALFKKGIEFIFHKLLDMEIDNFIPVLENMDDHIESLEEKVVKKQTPQLLSRILKLKRDLIQVKKTALPQREKIGLLVRSEYKYISKKAIPYFRDIHDHAIRVSDLVENHREAITNTFDVYISAVSNNMNEVMKTLSIIATIALPLTVISGIFGTNFANLPGEDSYYGFWFMLLGMLLLSLGMIYYFRKKGWF, from the coding sequence ATGTATTACAGCCTTATGATAGACATATTCTCTTATGATGGCAGCCTGAAAAGGGAAAGCCTGCAGAATATAGGAAATGCCAAGGATAAGATGCTGTGGATAGACATACAGCAGATCTCAGGGAAGGAAGCAAATATGCTGAAGTCTGTGTTCGGCCTGCATCCCCTTACTATCGAAGACTTAATGCACCTTAACACTCGCATCAAGGCGGAGGAATTTCCAGACTACCTCTTCTGCATCTTTTACGGCATAAAATCAGAGACAGAGCTTAGGGAAGTTGATTTTGTACTGGGAAAGAATTTCCTGATAACCAACCACAAGAAAGAGATTGGCGCTTATACTGAGCTGAAATCAAGCTCCCAAAAGCTCGAAGCCCTGTTCAAAAAGGGCATTGAATTCATATTCCATAAGCTGCTAGACATGGAGATTGATAATTTCATCCCTGTTCTTGAAAATATGGATGACCATATAGAATCTTTGGAGGAGAAAGTTGTCAAGAAGCAGACTCCTCAGCTCCTTTCCAGGATACTTAAGCTAAAGAGAGACCTCATACAGGTCAAGAAGACTGCTTTGCCCCAGAGAGAGAAGATAGGGCTTCTGGTCAGATCGGAATACAAATATATATCAAAAAAAGCTATTCCTTATTTCAGGGATATCCATGACCATGCAATAAGAGTCTCTGATTTGGTGGAAAACCACAGGGAAGCGATAACCAATACTTTTGATGTTTACATCTCTGCTGTATCCAACAATATGAATGAGGTCATGAAGACATTGAGCATAATAGCCACGATTGCCCTCCCGCTAACAGTCATATCGGGAATATTCGGCACAAATTTTGCTAATCTTCCGGGCGAAGATTCATATTACGGCTTCTGGTTCATGCTTTTGGGGATGCTCCTGTTATCCCTGGGCATGATTTATTATTTCAGGAAGAAAGGCTGGTTCTGA